A genome region from Strigops habroptila isolate Jane unplaced genomic scaffold, bStrHab1.2.pri NW_022045602.1_ctg1, whole genome shotgun sequence includes the following:
- the ACTL6B gene encoding actin-like protein 6B, with amino-acid sequence MSGGVYGGDEVGALVFDIGSFSVRAGYAGEDCPKADFPTTVGLLSPEEVALELDGDKDKKGGKVYYIDTNALHVAREGMEVLSPLKNGMIEDWECFQAILDHTYGKHVKSEPGLHPVLMSEAPWNTRAKREKLTELMFEHYNIPAFFLCKTAVLTAFANGRSTGLVLDSGATHTTAIPVHDGYILQQGIVKSPLAGDFISMQCRELFQEMNIDIVPPYMIAAKEPVREGAPPNWKKKEKLPQVSKSWHNFTCNEVIQDFQASVLQVSDSPYDEQVAAQMPTVHYEMPNGYNTDYGAERLRIPEGLFDPSNVKGLSGNTMLGVGHVVTTSIGMCDIDIRPGLYGSVIVTGGNTLLQGFTDRLNRELSQKTPPSMRLKLIASNSTMERRFSPWIGGSILASLGTFQQMWISKQEYEEGGKQCVERKCP; translated from the exons ATGAGCGGGGGGGTCTACGGCGGCG atGAGGTCGGGGCTTTGGTGTTTGACATCGGCTCCTTCTCGGTGCGCGCTGGGTACGCCGGGGAGGACTGTCCCAAG GCGGACTTCCCCACCACGGTGGGGCTGCTGTCCCCCGAGGAGGTGGCCCTGGAGCTGGATGGGGACAAGGACAAGAAGGGCGGGAAGGTCTATTACATCGACACCAACGCGCTGCACGTGGCCCGCGAGGGCATGGAGGTCCTCTCGCCCCTCAAGAACGGCATGA TCGAGGACTGGGAGTGCTTCCAGGCCATCCTGGACCACACCTATGGGAAACACGTCAAGTCGGAGCCGGGCCTTCACCCCGTCCTCATGTCCGAGGCCCCG TGGAACACCCGCGCCAAGAGGGAGAAGCTGACGGAGCTGATGTTCGAGCACTACAACATCCCGGCCTTCTTCCTCTGCAAGACGGCCGTGCTCACCGC cttCGCGAACGGGCGCAGCACGGGGCTGGTGCTGGACAGCGGCGCCACGCACACCACGGCCATCCCGGTGCACGACGGCTACATCCTGCAGCAGG GCATCGTCAAGTCGCCATTGGCTGGAGACTTCATCTCGATGCAGTGCCGGGAGCTCTTCCAGGAGATGAACATCGACATCGTGCCGCCCTACATGATCGCCGCCAAG GAGCCGGTGCGGGAGGGCGCCCCCCCCAActggaagaagaaggagaagctGCCGCAGGTCTCCAAGTCCTGGCACAACTTCACCTGCAAC GAGGTGATCCAGGACTTCCAAGCCTCAGTGCTGCAGGTCTCAGACTCCCCCTATGATGAGCA ggtGGCCGCTCAGATGCCCACAGTTCACTATGAGATGCCCAATGGCTACAACACGGACTATGGGGCCGAGCGGCTCCGCATCCCCGAGGGGCTCTTTGATCCCTCCAACGTCAAG GGTCTCTCAGGGAACACGATGCTGGGTGTGGGGCACGTGGTCACCACCAGCATCGGGATGTGCGACATCGACATCCGACCG GGTCTCTATGGCAGTGTCATTGTCACCGGGGGGAACACACTGCTGCAGGGCTTCACCGACCGCCTCAACCGGGAGCTGTCGCAGAAGACACCCCCC AGCATGCGCCTGAAGCTGATCGCCAGCAACAGCACGATGGAGCGGCGCTTCAGCCCCTGGATCGGGGGCTCCATCCTCGCCTCGCTG GGCACGTTCCAGCAGATGTGGATCTCGAAGCAGGAGTACGAGGAGGGCGGGAAGCAGTGCGTGGAGCGCAAGTGCCCCTGA